One region of Cucurbita pepo subsp. pepo cultivar mu-cu-16 chromosome LG03, ASM280686v2, whole genome shotgun sequence genomic DNA includes:
- the LOC111790650 gene encoding uncharacterized protein LOC111790650, whose amino-acid sequence MSGSAKLRLVRCPKCENLLPELADYSVYQCGGCGTVLRAKVRNQEEDSLSFKSDEERVGGSSTKSSNTLQKGSVDLSDVSDVDFKLSPDSLPCDLNGLEKGKVEDAEKCEEHFNGKTDKWGVQRDLSSNMDNDGLSYSMGTKQVDMNVRINSSMLGSGRELDWQRGETGGMEEEVVEKNSRDNMKNVRFSTSNHNDDQTNYRFDLVSGVEELIRIRGNASGADKVKHLEQDRLELLRKLDELKDQLGQSCNIVHNPNQTGPVSCGVKPAKPFYHSGAWPMDGSLGSDQCVAGPSFSNCSPMPAHGYCSSMHNPNNASRLGDHFGSQMFRGNSYQFSCAHQQTPHQCHSGHYVDTGLDLFSHYPPNPPFHQPSCSCFQCQNRYPQVPAPVPGAYYNRRFPDRPNNPSLYSHENATAYGARGNNIRTANPPLNFRDRQARSTWPTDFSSEIGGIVGSCPRRTVLASGDRNCYPIAGGAPFLTCNNCFEMLQLPKKLMLVKNQQSVRCGACSTVIKFTVINKKLVFSNHSRANPLPSEVDDSDGQAVRDYNSKLNGYSNRTNFSSDDYDNTVYDFESLDNEPVLLQPVGTGLSSTKQQEMQSFHPSSSSTSDDEDSPDVLTVPREATNNLHNIKTTRSHPLPGSPLPSYFDYSANNQVTNRFAKGNRSSRSDQENVKPNKVTSRQNSLKEASLATEMDVSMNEYSNTVAFHESQDANKEDNQPRVNKGGESFLANIIKKSFRTNQADERSRSNVSVNGHLIPYRVVKKAEKLAGQVHPGNYWYDARAGFWGVMGGPCLGIIPPFIEEFDYPMPEKCAGGNTGVFVNGRELHLKDLDLLAGRGLPTSRHRSYIIEISGRVLDEDTGEELEGLGKLAPTVEKVKHGFGMKVPGTAC is encoded by the exons ATGTCGGGTTCGGCCAAATTGCGGCTGGTTCGATGCCCCAAGTGTGAGAATCTTCTCCCGGAGCTCGCTGATTACTCTGTTTATCAGTGCGGTGGATGCGGTACCGTTCTACGAG CCAAGGTTAGAAATCAGGAAGAAGATTCTTTATCTTTTAAGTCTGATGAAGAACGGGTTGGTGGGTCGTCTACTAAATCCTCTAATACTCTCCAAAAAGGGTCGGTTGATTTAAGTGATGTCTCTGATGTGGATTTCAAGTTGAGTCCTGATTCCTTGCCTTGTGATCTAAATGGCTTAGAGAAGGGAAAAGTGGAGGATGCTGAGAAATGTGAAGAACACTTCAATGGCAAGACTGATAAATGGGGTGTTCAGAGAGATCTTAGCTCGAATATGGATAATGATGGTTTGAGTTATTCGATGGGGACGAAACAAGTGGATATGAATGTTCGAATCAACTCAAGCATGCTTGGATCGGGAAGAGAATTGGATTGGCAAAGGGGAGAAACAGGTGGaatggaggaggaggtggtTGAGAAGAACTCGAGAGATAATATGAAAAACGTGAGATTCTCGACTTCTAACCATAATGACGATCAAACGAATTATCGGTTCGATCTTGTTTCTGGCGTTGAGGAGCTTATAAGAATTAGAGGCAATGCCAGTGGAGCTGATAAAGTTAAGCACCTTGAACAGGACCGGCTTGAACTTTTGAGGAAGCTGGATGAGTTGAAGGATCAACTTGGTCAGTCTTGCAATATAGTTCATAATCCGAACCAAACTGGTCCAGTCAGTTGTGGGGTGAAGCCTGCTAAACCTTTTTATCACTCAGGGGCTTGGCCTATGGATGGTTCTTTAGGGTCTGACCAATGTGTTGCAGGTCCTTCGTTTTCCAATTGTAGTCCAATGCCTGCTCATGGCTATTGTTCATCGATGCATAATCCAAATAATGCATCTCGTTTAGGGGACCATTTTGGATCACAAATGTTTAGAGGGAACTCCTACCAGTTTTCGTGTGCGCATCAACAAACCCCTCACCAATGTCATTCTGGCCATTATGTCGATACCGGTTTGGATCTATTCAGTCACTACCCTCCTAATCCTCCATTTCATCAGCCTTCTTGCTCCTGCTTCCAGTGCCAAAATAGATATCCACAGGTTCCAGCTCCAGTACCTGGTGCTTACTATAATAGAAGGTTCCCTGATCGTCCAAACAATCCTTCACTATATTCTCATGAAAACGCTACTGCTTATGGTGCACGTGGTAACAATATTAGGACTGCTAATCCTCCCCTGAACTTCCGTGATCGACAAGCCCGCTCGACATGGCCAACTGACTTCAGTTCTGAGATTGGTGGTATCGTTGGCAGTTGTCCTCGGAGGACAGTCTTAGCGAGCGGTGATCGTAATTGCTATCCAATAGCTGGTGGTGCTCCATTTCTAACATGTAATAATTGCTTTGAAATGCTGCAACTTCCTAAGAAGCTAATGTTGGTAAAGAATCAGCAAAGTGTTCGTTGTGGGGCTTGTTCTACAGTAATCAAATTTACTGTTATCAACAAGAAACTTGTTTTCTCCAATCATTCACGGGCAAATCCGTTGCCCTCAGAGGTTGATGATAGTGATGGGCAGGCAGTCAGggattataattcaaaattgaacGGCTACTCGAACCGTACTAATTTCTCCTCCGATGATTATGATAACACTGTTTACGATTTCGAGTCACTAGATAATGAGCCCGTGCTACTACAGCCGGTCGGGACAGGTTTAAGCTCAACTAAACAACAAGAGATGCAAAGTTTTCATCCTTCATCTTCAAGTACCTCAGATGATGAAGACAGTCCAGATGTTTTAACCGTTCCAAGGGAAGCTACAAACAATTTACACAATATCAAAACGACACGCTCGCATCCCCTTCCTGGTTCACCTCTTCCGTCATATTTCGATTACTCGGCTAATAATCAGGTGACAAACAGGTTTGCGAAGGGAAATAGAAGTAGCCGTTCAGATCAGGAGAATGTGAAACCCAATAAGGTCACCTCACGGCAGAATTCTTTGAAAGAAGCATCACTAGCAACTGAGATGGATGTGTCAATGAATGAGTACTCTAACACTGTGGCGTTTCATGAGTCACAGGATGCAAATAAAGAAGATAACCAGCCAAGAGTCAATAAAGGAGGGGAATCCTTTCTTGCAAACATTATCAAGAAGAGCTTTAGAACTAATCAAGCAGATGAACGGAGCAGAAGTAATGTTTCAGTTAATGGACACTTAATTCCATATCGAGTGGTCAAGAAAGCTGAAAAGCTTGCTGGACAAGTCCATCCAGGAAACTACTG GTATGATGCTCGAGCCGGATTCTGGGGAGTCATGGGCGGACCTTGTCTTGGCATAATTCCG CCTTTCATAGAAGAATTCGACTACCCCATGCCAGAAAAGTGTGCTGGGGGGAATACTGGTGTTTTTGTGAATGGCAGAGAGCTTCACCTAAAGGACCTGGATTTGCTTGCTGGTAGAGGGCTTCCCACTTCAAGACACAGATCATACATTATTGAAATCTCCGGGCGAGTCCTTGACGAGGACACCGGAGAAGAGCTGGAAGGCCTCGGAAAACTCGCTCCGAC AGTTGAGAAGGTAAAGCATGGATTTGGCATGAAAGTCCCAGGAACAGCTTGTTAA
- the LOC111791905 gene encoding hydroquinone glucosyltransferase-like has product MFFSVLLCSFHPFAAFYIIPLFPLSFIHRISKFKPTFSSLLFLPFLLTITAAAAAAASMEAPLAIPHLALLPSPGMGHLIPLIEFAKRLLSHHRLTITFVIPSDGPPSTPQKAVLDSLPAGIDYLFLPPVSFDDLPAASKIETIITLTISRSLPSLRNVLKSMVANSNLVGLVVDLFGTDAFDLAKEFNISSYMFFPSTAMFLSFALFLPKLDESVAGEFRDLPEPIKIPGCIPIQGKDLLDPVQDRKNEAYKWTLHNAKRYALADGIFLNSFQELEPGAVNYLQEEEAGKPPVYPIGPLVKIDANEKEERAECLKWLDEQPHGSVLFVSFGSGGTLSSDQINELASGLEMSGQRFIWVVRSPSDKAANATYFSVQSQSDPLAFLPEGFVERIKNRGLVVPSWAPQAQILSHSSTGGFLTHCGWNSTLESVVNGVPLIAWPLYAEQRMNAVMLTEEIKVALRPKTNEKNGIVEKEEISKVVRSVMEGEEGKKVRRKMKDLKEAAERVVGEDGSSTKIVSDVVNTWKARIST; this is encoded by the coding sequence AtgttcttctctgttcttctctgttctttccaCCCCTTTGCTGCCTTCTATATAATTCCCCTCTTTCCCCTTTCCTTCATTCATcgcatttcaaaattcaaacccactttctcttctctacttttccttccttttctattAACCAtaaccgccgccgccgccgccgccgcctccatGGAAGCTCCGCTTGCCATCCCTCATCTGGCTCTTTTACCGAGCCCTGGAATGGGCCATCTCATTCCACTCATCGAATTTGCCAAACGCCTTCTCTCCCACCACCGTTTAACCATCACATTCGTCATCCCTTCCGATGGTCCGCCGTCCACGCCTCAAAAGGCCGTCCTCGATTCTCTCCCTGCCGGCATCGATTACCTCTTCCTCCCGCCGGTTAGCTTCGACGATCTCCCCGCTGCCtccaaaattgaaaccatCATTACTCTCACCATTTCTCGCTCTCTCCCTTCCCTTCGGAACGTACTCAAATCCATGGTCGCTAATTCCAACCTCGTCGGATTGGTCGTCGATCTTTTCGGCACCGACGCCTTCGATTTAGCCAAAGAATTCAACATTTCCTCTTATATGTTCTTCCCCTCCACCGCTATGTTTCTTTCCTTTGCTCTGTTTTTACCCAAACTCGATGAATCCGTCGCCGGCGAGTTCCGCGACCTCCCCGAGCCAATCAAAATCCCGGGATGTATTCCGATTCAAGGCAAAGATCTGTTGGACCCAGTTCAAGATCGGAAGAACGAAGCCTACAAATGGACGCTTCACAACGCGAAGAGGTATGCTTTAGCAGATGGGATTTTTCTCAACAGCTTCCAGGAATTGGAGCCCGGAGCAGTAAATTATCTGCAAGAAGAGGAAGCAGGGAAGCCCCCTGTTTACCCAATTGGACCATTGGTGAAAATCGATGCaaatgagaaggaagaaagggCAGAGTGTTTGAAGTGGCTGGACGAACAGCCACATGGGTCTGTTCTGTTTGTGTCATTTGGAAGCGGTGGCACTCTGTCGAGCGATCAAATCAACGAATTGGCATCGGGATTGGAAATGAGTGGACAGAGATTCATATGGGTTGTTAGAAGTCCAAGCGATAAAGCCGCAAACGCCACCTATTTCAGCGTCCAAAGTCAGAGTGATCCATTGGCTTTCTTGCCAGAAGGGTTTGTAGAGAGGATCAAAAACAGAGGCCTGGTGGTGCCGTCATGGGCGCCGCAGGCTCAGATCCTCAGCCACAGCTCCACCGGCGGGTTTTTGACACACTGTGGATGGAATTCAACTTTAGAGAGCGTGGTTAATGGGGTTCCTCTGATTGCTTGGCCGCTTTACGCAGAACAGAGAATGAACGCAGTGATGCTAACAGAGGAGATCAAAGTGGCGTTGAGGCCGAAAACGAATGAGAAAAATGGGATtgtggagaaggaagagatttcGAAAGTGGTGAGATCGGTGATGGAAGGGGAAGAGGGGAAGAAAGTGCGTcggaaaatgaaagatttgaaggAAGCAGCTGAAAGAGTTGTTGGAGAAGATGGATCATCCACCAAAATAGTGAGTGATGTGGTAAACACGTGGAAGGCCAGAATTTCCACGTAG